In Salvelinus namaycush isolate Seneca chromosome 12, SaNama_1.0, whole genome shotgun sequence, the DNA window GGCCATAATGAGCTCTCTGGTATTCAAAAAGCATCTCAAAGCAGCAatgctaatctaggatcaggtctctctGTCCAATTATATTATGATCAAAAGGCATAACTGATCCTAGACTCTTTATTAATAGGGTCCCTGGTAACAGTAGCTCAACACTGTCATGGGGTGGTGAGAAAGGGTCCTGTTCTCTGGCATGGCTGCTGTAGCAGTAATGACCCAGCCTCTGGCACACGTCTACAGTAATGGCATAGGTTTGAGTCCAGCCTACTCCCCTTTCATACAacctctctcatatatatatatatataccccacTGTCATCCTCTTTCACTATCTGTTCAATAAAATCTGAAAATCCCATATAACATTTTTATTTACTACATTTACTATTTTGAAACAGACAAACAATGAAATTGTTTTTCCAAATGTTTACAAAGGAATTAAAAATAGACTACCGGTACatttcttttcactttgacatgGTCTTTTTTTGTAGATCAATGACCGAAAATTACAATGGAATATATATCTTACCCCACTGTCATCCTCTTTCACTATCTGTTCAATAAAATCTGAAAATCCCatataacatttttaaaaaggggtCCTGTTCCAAGTACAggatgaacagaatgaacagtaGCTTTTTTAGTAGGATATTGAGACATTTATGACGAGTCTTAAAAAGTGGGATAACACAACGAGGATTACACTAGTACTCAAGGACTGAAGAGGCATGGCAATACGAAGGCACACAGCACAAATAAGAAACATGCACGCAGGCACACGCACGGTAAGGTGAGGGAATGAGGGCGTGTACTCTACCTCAGGGTTGAGACTGAACTTCTTAATCACCTGCCACAGTCTGCAGGTAATGAGCATGTGCAGAAGAGAGCAGGCGGCGAACGTGATAAAACCGTTCTTGTGAACACCTGCCGAACACAAACCCAGCAGTGAATGTAACTCTAAAACACCAGCACATAACACACATCTGTCACTTACGCTAAAATGAAGTGGACATTAATGCAGGGTGTATGAATGCATGTGTACGATGCATTAGCCCATGTCCGAACTTGGAATgcgaagcagtgtgtgtgtgtgcatatgtgtgtgtatgtttgatgCATGCTTGTGCACATCTACCGGTACTCACTGTAGGTCTCAGTAGAGGACACATAGGTGAGTAACAGCAGGCCTACGTTCTCAGCCAGAGCAGCTATGAGAGCCAGGACGCTAAGGGCCATGTCAGGGAAGCTCTTAGCAAACCGTCCGCGGTAGAAGCTGAAGTAGGCCGCAGCCACCAGGAAACGAGGGGCCGAGTGCAGGCCGATACAGAACCTCCATATATAGCGCTCAGGGACCAGACTGATAGACGCACTGATGGAGGGTAGGTAGTTGGGCACCTGGTGGAGAGGAGGTGCAGCATGAGGAGAGGTCAGTCAATGGAGTGTTatttgtatatgtagtgtagcACGTTCTACAATGCTGTATTTATTTAGGCGATACACACATTGTCAGTATTACCAGTAGTGTAGCATGTGTAGTGTAGAACATTCTGCATATAGCTGAGCTAATACTGCATTTATCAAAGTGCAACATAGGCCCTTATTTAAAAGAAAATTCCACCCAAAaagtatattttggtatttgtttcattagtccattgtaaTACATTTTGGGACAATAACAACATGTCAGCATCCAAGATatttaactttcaaaatacagccAGCCAGctatatttatgtatttttaaaGTTAAATATCTTGAATGctgacatttaatacattttgggaCAATAACAACAATGGACTAACAAAAACAAAtaggaaaacctccctagtcAAAAACCTTGAGAGGAAGTGtcaatggacagagagagagacaagacagacagaaagacacagaCCGAGAGTGAGGTGAACTACTCACCTGACAGTGGGTATAGGTAGACTCATCGAAATGGAACATCAGAGAAATGACGATGCAGGCTATTAGACCGGTTAGAGCCAGCAAGACAGTCCCAACGGCAAAGTCCGTGAAAGGAAGCCGGATCAGCGGCTTGTCCCGATCCAGACTTCCGTACAGTCCCTGCAGCATCCTGTCAACAAAACATCACCCAAACAAATGgaacagctaacgttagccgaGCTCCTTCATTGATAACCATTTGGCTACTTTATTTTTAACATGGATGCTTGGACAGTTGGCTAGTAGAGTAATAAAAGCTACATAACGTTATTTGCTGTATTTCAATAACCAACTAGCTACTATGGCCGACCATCGGCGCATGCGCGGATAATTATGGCCAAACCAGTCAGCTACCTGACGTTAGGTTAACATGACAGAATATTCGCTAGTTAGCTGCTCTGGCATGTATTTTGAAATGAACCACAATAATAAATCAACCAAATATAACTAGTATGGAAACACACGGTAGCCTACCTGGCTTCCCTCCAAAGCTATCCCGACTGGGAGCTGGATTTCATAGCCTTCCACCCGGTCTCATCCACCAGACGACCATTATGGCTAACGTTAACAagcgttagctagctggctaaagtCAAGAGGTAACAAGCTACCGGTTCTCAAAGAGGTCGTTCAAATTGAGATCTGTAGCTAGTTAGTGTAAAGTAATCGTTATCAGTGGTGTGAGTATACTGTGCTGATAGTTTAGTAATCCGTTAGCTTGTTGAATCTAATGGTAAAACAGCTGTAGGCGAAAAATACTATGAGCTGCACCCGGAAGAAGGTCCGCCATGCACAGCCATACTGGTATAATTTAAACCAGAGGGGAAAGGAAAGGCACAACTCggaaaatctgtctccctccagcaggcgGCGTTATTTCGTTGTTTCGCCCAACAAGCAATGAGTTTATTTATGTAAATCAGTTCCCAaacttttatagtcccgtaccccttcaaacattcaacctccagctgcgtaccccctctagcaccagggtcagcgtactCTCAAATttagttttttgccatcattgaaGCCTGCCACACaaacactatacgatacatttattaaacataagaatgaaaGTGAGTTTGTCAAAACCCGGCCCCTGGGAAGTGAAAAAGAGctccagggcacaaataataatcaataattttgctcttgatttagccatcttacatataaaaccttatttgttcatcaaattgtgaataactcaccacaggttaatgagaagggtatgcttgaaaggatgcacataactctgcaatgttgggttgtattggagagagtttcaatcttaaatcattttccacacacagtctgtgcctgtatttagttttcaagctagtgagggccgagaatccactctcacgtaggtacgtggttgcaaagggcatcagtgtcttaacagcgcgatttgtcAAAGCAAGAAACTctggagctgtgccaggcccgccacgtctgttgattcatccagctgtaacacagaattccctggcttgtatgcgaagcagtaattgtttcaaaacatctcctgccatgtcactgatgcatcgtgaaatagtgttgtttgatgaaggcattgtttggccttttcccccagcattgtcccagccatatccgcggcagcaggaataattaagtcctccacaatagtatggggcttgcctgtcctagccactcggtagctcaccatataggACGCTtttagccccttcttattaatggtatctgttgcttttatacatctcttactactcgaaagtcatctcttttctcgctcaaaaaactcctgtggctaatttttcaaattgtcatgtttagtttctaaatgtctgcacaagagtttatttgatttatttcacctttatttatttaaccaggtaggccagttgagaacaagttctcatttacaactacgacctggccaagataaagcaaagcagtgcgacacagagttacacatggaataaacaagcgtacagtcaataacacaatagaaaacaaaaATATGTCTATATACACTGTGTGCAAATGGGGTGAggtagtagcaaagtaattacaattcagcaaatgaacactggagtgatagatgtgcagatgatgatgtgcaagtagaaatactggtgtggaaaagagaagaaaagtacaaataaaaacaatatggggatgaggtaggtagattggatgggctatttacagatgggctatgtacagctgcagggatcggttagctgctcagatagctgatgtttaaagttagtgagggaaataagtctccaacttcagcgatttttacaattcattccagtcattggcagcagagaactggaaagaaaggcagccagaggaggtgttggctttggggatgaccagtgagatatacctgctggagcgcgtgttacgggtgggtgttgttatcgtgaccagtgagctgagaagacGAAGCTTTacatagcaaagacttatagacgacctggagccagtgggtctggcgacgaatatgtagcgagggccagccgacgagagcatacaggtcgcagtggtgggtggtatatggggctttggtgacaaaacggatggcactgtgatagactgcttcCAGACTGCTTCCAGTTTGCTTAGTAGAGTGTTTGAGGCTATTTTacaaatgacatcaccgaagtcgaggatcggtaggatagtcagttttatgagggtatgttttgcggcgtgagtgaaggaggctttgttgtgaaataggaagccgattctaaatggaattttggattggagatgtttaatgtgagtctggaaggagagtttacagtctaaccagacacctaggtatttgtagttgtccacatattctaagtcagaaccgtccagagttgtGATGCGAGtcaggcgggagggtgcgggcagcaatcggttgaagagcatgcacttagttttactagcatttaaaagcagttgaaggccacagaaggagtgttgtatggcattgaagctcgtttggaggtttgtttaaCACAGTCTccaaagggccagatgtatacagaatggtgtcgtctgcgtagaggtggatctgggaggagcgacatcgttgatatatacagagaagagtcggcccgagaattgaaccctgtggtacccccatagagactgccagaggtccggacaacaggccctccgatttgacacactgaactctgagaagtagttggttaaCCAGGCGAGGCATTTgagtcatttgaaaaaccaaggctgttgagtctgccgataagaatactgtgattgacagagtcgaaagccttggccaggtcgatgaagactgcTACACAGTACTGTCTTAtcaatggcagttatgatatcgtttaggaccttgagcgtggctgaggtgcacccgtgaccagctcggacactggattgcacagcggagaaggtacggtgggtttCGAAAAtagtcagtgatctgtttattaacttggctttcgaagactttagaaaggcagtgcaggatggatataggtctgtaactgtttgggtctagtgtcaccccctttgaagagggggatgaccgcatcagctttccaatctttagtgATCTCGGACTATACGAAAGAGatgttgaacagactagtaataggggttgcaacaatggcggcggatcattttagaaagagagggtccagattgtctagcccagctgaattgtacgggtccaggtttggCATcactttcagaacatctgctatctggatatgggtgaAGGAGatgctggggaggcttgggcaagtagatGCGGGGGGTGtagagctgttggccagggtagccaggaggaaagcatggccagccatagagaaatgcttattgaaattctcgattatcgtggatttatctgTGGTgccagtgttacctagcctcagtgcagtgggcagctgggaggaggtgctcttattctccatggactttacagtgtcccaaaactttttggagttggagctacaggatgcaaatttccgTTTGAAGAAGCCAGCCTtagctttcctgactgactgtgtattggttcctgacttctctgaaaagttgcatatcgcggggactatttgatgctagtgcagtccgccacaggatgtttttgtgctgctcgagggcagtcaggtctggagtgaaccaagagctatatctgttcttagttctacattttttgaatggggcatgcttatttacttttaaagaatgaccaggcatcctctactgatgggatgaggtcaatatccttccaggaaaCCCAGGCCAGTTCGATttgaaaggcctgctcgcagaagttttttagggagcgtttgacagtgaagaggggtggtcgtttgacctcggacccatagcggatgcaggcaatgaggcagtgatcgctgagatcttgattgaaaacagcagaggtgtatttggagggcaagttggtcaggataatatctatgagcgtgcccatgtttatggatttaggattgtacctggtgggttccttgttcatttgtgtgagattgagggcatctagcttagattgtaggactgccggggtgttaagcatatcccagtttaggtcacctaacagaacgaactctgaagatagatgggggacgatcaattcacatatggtgtccagggcacagctgggagctgagcggggtctataacaggcggcaacagtgagagacttatttctggagatatttttttttttttattagaatctcgaactgtttgggcatagacatggaaagtatgacagaactttgcaggctatcgctgcagtagattgcaactccttcccctttggcagttctatcttgatggaaaatgttatagttggggatggaaatctcagatttttggtggccttcctaagccaggattcagacacgacaAGGActtcagggttggcggagtgtgctaaagcagtgagtaaaacaaatttagggaggaggcttctgatgttaacatgcatgaaaccaaggcttttatcgTTACAGAAGTCAataaatgagagcgcctggggacacacagggcctgtgttaacctccacatcacccgaggaagagaggaggagtgggatgagggtacggctgaaggctatcaaaactggtcgtctagtgcgttggggacagaataaaaggagcagatttctgggcgtggtaggatagattcagggcataatgtacagacaagggtatggtagagtaaaggtttcccgcgagagtgtaacagttaatgtgattggatgataattatttgactaggctacctgtatttgacattttgttgttatttcgctgaagaCTAGATGATTTTATTTTTTGCAGTGGAACGAGGCTGCttaggcgagaaaaaaacctcacccaaaggTATagcccgttggaaaatataaatgtacttttttttttttacatgtgaagaataaaataaatgttatatatatatacacactgctcaaaaaaaatatagggaacactaaaataacacatcctagatctgaatgaatgaaatattcttattaaatacttttttctttacggagttgaatgtgctgacaacaaaatcacaaaaattatcaatggaaatcaaatttatggatttggatttggagtcacactcaaaattaaagtggaaaaccacactacaggctgatccaactttgatgtaatgtccttaaaacaagtcaaaatgaggcccagtagtgtgtgtggcctccacgtgcctgtatgacctccctacaacgcctgggcatgctcctgatgaggtggcggatggtctcctgagggatctcctcccagacctggactaaagcatccgccaactcctggacagtctgtggtgcaacgtgccgttggtggatggagcgagacatgatgtcccagatgtgctcaattggattcaggtctggggaacgggcgggccagtccatagcatcaatgccttcctcttgcaggaactgctgacacactccagccacatgaggtccaGCATTGTCTtacattaggaggaacccagggccaaccgcaccagcacatggtctcacaaggggtctgaggatctcatctcggtacctaatggcagtcaggctacctctggcgagcacatggagggctgtgcggccccccaaagaaatgctaccccacaccatgactgacccaccgccaaaccggtcatgctggaggatgttgcaggcagcagaacgttctccacggcgtctccagactctgtcacgtctgtcacatgtgcgtgtgaacctgctttcatctgtgaagagcacagggcgccagtggcgaatttgccaatcttggtgttctctggcaaatgccaaacatcctgcacggtgttgggctgtaagcacaacccccacctgtggacgtcgggccctcataccaccctcatggagtctgtttctgaccgtttgagcagacacatgcacatttgtggcctgctggaggtcattttgcagggctctggcagtactcctcctgctcctccttgcacaaaggcggaggtagcggtcctgctgctgggttgttgccctcctacggcctcctccacgtctcctgatgtactggcctgtctcctggtagcgcctccatgctctggacactacgctgacagacacagcaaaccttcttg includes these proteins:
- the pgap2 gene encoding post-GPI attachment to proteins factor 2 — translated: MLQGLYGSLDRDKPLIRLPFTDFAVGTVLLALTGLIACIVISLMFHFDESTYTHCQVPNYLPSISASISLVPERYIWRFCIGLHSAPRFLVAAAYFSFYRGRFAKSFPDMALSVLALIAALAENVGLLLLTYVSSTETYSVHKNGFITFAACSLLHMLITCRLWQVIKKFSLNPEEITSFRWKVRLFLFNVSFCLVAAYFFRRHNKYCEPIIYTLFALCEYLVVLSNMAFHMTAFWDFGNKEVMVTTPAEDKRY